A DNA window from Mycosarcoma maydis chromosome 12, whole genome shotgun sequence contains the following coding sequences:
- a CDS encoding putative uridine-monophosphate kinase, with the protein MGLFDKLKHKKHEPVEAAPAPAAHIASAPAADAETGAGAVEKDTPRFDSSKVTVVFVLGGPGAGKGTQCARLVQDYGFVHLSAGDLLRAEQQRPGSQYGAMIADYIKEGKIVPMEVTVALLSNAIAEALSKQATTEADHSIPEEHKLKWSDGKGRFLVDGFPRKMDQAIKFDESVCESKFVLFLQCSEEVMLERLLERGKTSGRADDNIESIKKRFQTFVETSMPVVDYYRKQDRVVEVDSIKTVDQVYAEIKEAMDRTFAKLEQ; encoded by the coding sequence ATGGGTCTGttcgacaagctcaagcacaaGAAGCACGAACCGGTCGAGGCAGCTCCTGCCCCTGCTGCTCACATTGCATCTGCACccgctgctgatgctgagactggtgctggtgccgTTGAGAAGGATACGCCACGATTCGACTCGTCCAAAGTGACGGTCgtctttgtgcttggcGGACCCGGTGCTGGCAAAGGCACCCAGTGTGCTCGTCTCGTACAAGATTACGGCTTTGTTCACCTTAGCGCCGGTGATCTGCTGCGTGCCGAACAGCAACGTCCAGGCTCCCAGTACGGTGCCATGATCGCCGACTACATCAAGGAAGGCAAGATCGTGCCCATGGAAGTAACCGTCGCTCTGCTTTCCAACGCGATCGCGGAAGCTCTCTCCAAGCAAGCCACTACCGAAGCCGATCACTCGATCCCTGAAGAGCACAAACTCAAATGGAGCGATGGCAAGGGTCGCTTCCTTGTCGACGGCTTCCCACGCAAGATGGACCAGGCGATCAAATTTGACGAATCAGTATGCGAGTCCAAGTTTGTGCTGTTCCTGCAGTGCAGTGAAGAAGTGATGCTCGAGAGATTGCTCGAGCGTGGAAAGACCAGCGGTCGCGCCGATGACAAcatcgagtcgatcaagaagcgTTTCCAGACCTTTGTAGAGACCTCGATGCCTGTGGTCGACTACTACCGAAAACAGGACCGCGTGGTAGAGGtcgactcgatcaagaCGGTGGATCAGGTCTATGCCGAGATCAAGGAGGCTATGGATCGCACctttgccaagcttgaGCAGTAG
- a CDS encoding uncharacterized protein (related to purine-cytosine permease) yields MATVPSSQLDVEHQTADHDLKIDSSDSTDESFISDYKRTIQSSPILRQLDVVASKLSVFRIESISIRPLMLSERIGRDWWSVSLIWFSCNVNVLSFSAGTLVSLLEMDMKSAMLTTLFVGGFCCIFPAYFTLFGPKLGMRQMIHCRYSFGYFGASLISLLNLATMLGYCILNSIVGGQTLSAVSARGDGTSTLTPDVGIVVAACIALVVSFSGIRVLHYFERFFWVPTLICFVILIGKAGTGPQALHVASNQPTATASSVLGFAAIIAGFILSYSALVSDVSHYLRPDVSPHKLFWSVYFGFFLSCVPFIMIGAAFACSSYDNPVWSDALSVSSGQFFQLILAGSLGNFGRFLVVLLALSVCGNISATIYSIGLNFQTLLPFLGPVPRFVWPLFAFAIFLPLAIVGHSKFYETLTDFTSVLGYWASLYVGVVTADHVIFRKRDYTSYNARHWNRWGQLPPGLAALAACCISLAVVVPSIDQAWFQGPIAKRSGDLGFETGLVASIVLYVPLRMLENKVFGR; encoded by the coding sequence ATGGCGACGGTACCATCATCCCAGCTCGATGTCGAGCACCAAACCGCGGATCACGACCTGAAAATCGACTCGTCCGATTCCACGGACGAATCGTTTATTAGCGATTACAAACGCACCATCCAATCCTCGCCTATTCTccgccagctcgacgtcgtgGCCTCGAAACTGTCCGTGTTTCGCATCGAatccatctcgatccgACCGCTCATGCTCTCGGAACGAATCGGTCGCGATTGGTGGAGCGTCAGCTTGATTTGGTTCTCGTGCAACGTCAACGTCCTCTCCTTTTCCGCTGGAACGCTCGTCtcgttgctcgagatggataTGAAATCGGCCATGTTGACAACCCTCTTTGTCGGTGGCTTTTGCTGCATCTTCCCTGCCTACTTCACCCTCTTCGGTCCGAAACTGGGCATGAGGCAGATGATCCACTGCAGGTATTCGTTCGGATACTTTGGTGCGAGCTTGATCAGCTTGCTCAATTTGGCGACCATGCTGGGCTACTGCATCCTCAATTCGATCGTGGGTGGGCAGACGTTGTCAGCCGTTAGCGCCAGAGGCGATGGCACTTCGACCTTGACTCCGGATGTGGGGATCGTGGTGGCAGCCTGCATCGCCCTCGTCGTCTCGTTCAGCGGTATCCGGGTGTTGCACTACTTTGAACGTTTCTTCTGGGTCCCCACCTTGATCTgcttcgtcatcctcatcggTAAGGCCGGTACAGGTCCACAGGCCCTGCATGTCGCTTCCAATCAACCCACCGCTACTGCTTCGTCGGTCTTGGGCTtcgccgccatcatcgctgGCTTCATCCTTTCCTACTCGGCGCTCGTCTCGGACGTCTCGCACTATCTACGACCAGATGTTTCGCCACACAAACTGTTTTGGTCGGTCTACTTTGGCTTCTTCCTTTCGTGCGTACCGTTCATCATGATCGGTGCGGCATTTGCTTGTTCATCGTACGACAACCCGGTGTGGTCGGACGCTTTGTCCGTCTCCTCGGGTCAGTTCTTCCAACTCATCCTCGCTGGCTCGTTGGGCAACTTCGgtcgcttcctcgtcgtcttgcttgctctgTCGGTGTGTGGAAACATTTCGGCTACCATCTACAGCATTGGTCTCAACTTTCAAACCTTGCTACCGTTCCTTGGACCCGTCCCACGATTCGTATGGCCGCTCTTTGCATTCGCCATCTTTCTTCCCCTGGCCATTGTTGGCCATAGCAAGTTCTACGAGACTCTGACGGATTTCACGAGCGTCCTTGGTTACTGGGCAAGTCTATACGTGGGTGTGGTCACCGCTGACCACGTCATTTTCAGAAAGAGAGATTACACGAGCTACAATGCTAGACATTGGAATCGGTGGGGACAGCTGCCGCCTGGCTTGGCTGCTCTAGCCGCCTGCTGTATCTCGTTAGCTGTCGTCGTACCGAGTATTGACCAAGCCTGGTTCCAGGGCCCCATCGCCAAGCGGAGTGGTGATTTGGGTTTCGAAACCGGTTTGGTGGCAAGCATCGTACTGTACGTCCCACTCAGGATGCTGGAGAACAAGGTGTTTGGAAGGTAG
- a CDS encoding uncharacterized protein (related to OST3 - oligosaccharyltransferase gamma subunit): MRASIASLVSYGLLALLSFLALSQVTGTFAQRQAKEQEALFKRIQSSSQGFIDVDTNEFSQIIQVPRDYAVTALLTTTTGGIKCPPCQVFQPEFEKLAQQWNKNKSVKSKNVFIKAEFSRAQGVFARYQLQHAPVLYTFPAPTASNGSPDHVSFDFNERSFSAPDVADHLNKLLNTKFTYKQPLNRKLIIVIATSTIMVAGAIFFIGPHLSGVFTSSKPIWMLLCIGSMIVFNSGYMWNSIRGAPYIAMKAGGKPEYFAGGFQNQYGVETQIVAAIYSLLAFSFIALTVLVPAQRDPTRQRAGVYVWSAIFLATFSLLFFIFRTKNPSYPFRLFF, translated from the coding sequence ATGAGGGCATCTATAGCTTCACTGGTCAGCTATGGTCTACTAGCATTGCTGTCGTTTCTCGCCTTGAGCCAGGTCACTGGCACTTTTGCACAGCGTCAGGCGAAAGAGCAGGAGGCGCTCTTCAAGCGAATCCAATCTTCGAGCCAGGGATTTATCGATGTCGACACCAACGAATTCTCCCAGATCATTCAGGTTCCACGCGACTACGCTGTCACCGCATTGCTCACCACCACTACGGGCGGCATCAAGTGTCCACCATGTCAAGTGTTCCAACCCGAGTTCGAAAAGCTCGCCCAGCAGTGGAACAAGAACAAGTCGGTCAAGTCGAAGAACGTCTTCATCAAGGCCGAGTTCAGTCGCGCCCAAGGCGTCTTCGCTCGGTATCAGCTGCAACACGCTCCCGTACTCTACACTTTCCCCGCGCCAACGGCCAGCAATGGCTCGCCGGATCACGTCTCGTTCGATTTCAACGAGCGATCTTTCTCGGCACCAGATGTCGCCGACCATCTCAACAAACTGCTCAACACTAAATTCACCTACAAACAGCCACTCAACCGGAAactcatcatcgtcatcgctaCGAGCACCATCATGGTCGCTGGAGCCATCTTTTTCATTGGCCCTCATCTTTCCGGGGTATTCACCTCATCGAAACCGATCTGGATGTTGCTCTGCATCGGAAGCATGATCGTCTTCAACTCTGGCTACATGTGGAACTCGATCCGTGGCGCACCGTACATCGCAATGAAGGCAGGGGGTAAACCAGAGTACTTTGCAGGCGGATTCCAAAATCAATATGGTGTGGAGACGCAGATCGTCGCGGCCATCTACTCCTTGTTGGCATTCAGCTTCATCGCATTGACCGTGCTGGTGCCGGCTCAGAGGGATCCAACGAGGCAGAGGGCAGGCGTGTATGTGTGGTCCGCCATCTTCTTGGCTACTTTCAGTCTGCTGTTCTTCATCTTCAGGACGAAGAATCCGAGCTATCCATTCAGGCTTTTCTTTTag
- a CDS encoding uncharacterized protein (related to TAF5 - subunit of TFIID and SAGA complexes), producing MQPRQGSTSRSQLPTQITITQANGQSPAHDMQDQSDSTFSAQPSPAPLTPRASTFKLPDVAFSSGADGRTPSATFSASMDPERTLASGSYTAPTSPTVSSSMVRTNTIGATAIAARLDSSSLDRAPSAHAALNSNTNGLGISAADTEAAAGSFSSGANALATNLNGNTNAGASTSGGTKETWKRRKQVLLAEAKDHTVADLQLHGLRPPPYSYHPYYQNSSILGQTVGQLTAHTASTSRDTNPNQATYASSRTAILRPDDPHIRNDIIRMIDQWLADEGFGATRQLLMEEAGIKRREREEAGLDARKLRGHILEGDWPEVDKLLQKPLVKNHKAFLYAVYKQQFLEHIEHREFQKGFTFLNKRLKPLEHYQPHPSEYRDLCYLLSAKAVTDAPSFASWEGIQPGREKLVMEFAAMLEQDWMEKEAGLPGSASTNTTSGRSESREPSELMDDGFMTDNIASGSASKSATANGYTYVPPHRLLTMLHQAVAYQVEFARYHPKKAPVISGLLHDYTGFIVPNSVAHTMRGHRKNVKSVRFVGEEGRKLVSGSSDNTVRLWNSNTGQCEMVLEGHRSRVWDVDSTRTGGHVASASGDSTVKVWEVESAQCKATLRAGVGDVYSCRFHPDEKHIVSAGYDKLVRMYDVETGSIVKTFTGHQLGVSSAIFNPLGNLIVTASKDTTIRFWDVVSGLCIRTVTGHLGEVTSVEINETGTLLLSSSKDNSNRLWDLRMLRPLKRFKGHQNTSKNFIRSSFAHTSLLVGGSEDGLIYMWDQESSEVLQTLEGHGRDTLHPMNKLAGTNGTNKTSVVSDLTSSLSTNNNVAYGAVWNKAQSLLASCGDDGTVKTWMWDEGRDSEANADLARRASDE from the coding sequence ATGCAGCCACGCCAAGGCAGCACTAGCAGGTCACAACTACCTACCCAAATCACCATCACGCAGGCTAACGGTCAGAGCCCTGCGCACGACATGCAAGACCAATCTGATTCGACGTTCTCCGCCCAGCCCTCGCCTGCGCCTCTCACGCCCCGTGCCTCCACCTTCAAGCTCCCTGATGTCGCATTCTCTTCAGGCGCTGACGGCAGGACACCTTCGGCCACGTTTTCGGCCTCCATGGACCCTGAACGTACATTAGCGAGCGGATCATATACTGCACCAACCTCTCCGACAGTCTCTAGCTCCATGGTGCGTACCAACACCATCGGGGCAACCGCAATCGCAGCTCGCTTGGATTCATCAAGCCTAGATCGAGCGCCGAGCGCACACGCCGCCCTGAACAGCAACACCAATGGGCTTGGCATCTCGGCAGCAGATAcagaagctgcagccgGTAGCTTCAGTAGTGGTGCCAACGCTTTGGCGACAAATTTAAACGGCAACACCAATGCTGGCGCTTCCACATCGGGCGGCACCAAGGAAACGTGGAAGCGACGCAAGCAGGTTCTCCTTGCTGAAGCCAAAGACCACACCGTCGCTGACCTACAGCTGCACGGTCTGCGCCCACCTCCTTACAGCTATCACCCGTACTACCAAAATTCCTCCATTCTCGGCCAAACGGTAGGCCAACTCACAGCGCATACTGCGAGTACTTCGCGCGATACGAACCCCAATCAAGCCACATatgcttcttctcgcacCGCCATCTTACGACCCGACGATCCACACATTCGCAATGATATCATACGCATGATTGATCAGTGGCTTGCCGACGAAGGCTTCGGCGCTACACGACAGCTGCTCATGGAAGAGGCGGGCATCAAGCGGCGTGAGCGAGAGGAAGCAGGCCTCGACGCACGCAAGCTCCGCGGCCACATTCTCGAAGGCGACTGGCCCGAGGTCGATAAGCTTCTGCAGAAACCGCTGGTCAAGAACCACAAGGCCTTTCTCTACGCAGTGTACAAGCAGCAGTTCTTGGAACACATTGAGCATCGAGAGTTTCAAAAGGGGTTCACCTTCTTGAACAAGAGATTGAAGCCTTTGGAACACTATCAGCCACATCCGTCCGAGTACAGAGATCTCTGCTATCTCTTGTCTGCAAAAGCGGTGACCGATGCACCTTCCTTTGCGTCGTGGGAGGGTATCCAGCCGGGGAGAGAAAAGTTGGTGATGGAGTTCGCCGCGATGCTGGAACAGGACTGGATGGAGAAGGAGGCTGGACTTCCAGGGTCTGCTTCGACTAACACCACTAGCGGAAGGAGCGAAAGTAGAGAGCCATCGGAACTGATGGACGATGGCTTCATGACTGATAACATTGCCTCTGGAAGCGCCTCGAAGAGCGCAACCGCCAACGGCTACACCTACGTGCCACCTCATAGGCTGCTCACGATGCTGCACCAAGCCGTCGCCTACCAAGTCGAGTTTGCACGCTACCACCCCAAGAAGGCACCCGTCATCTCTGGCCTTCTGCACGATTACACTGGCTTTATCGTCCCCAATTCCGTCGCACACACGATGCGAGGTCATCGCAAAAACGTCAAGAGCGTCCGTTTCGTCGGCGAAGAGGGCCGGAAACTCGTCAGCGGTAGCAGCGATAATACGGTTCGTTTGTGGAACTCCAATACGGGTCAATGCGAGATGGTTCTCGAAGGGCATCGTAGTCGAGTATGGGATGTTGACTCTACACGTACCGGTGGACATGTGGCTTCTGCATCGGGTGACTCTACAGTCAAAGTGTGGGAGGTGGAAAGCGCTCAGTGCAAGGCTACACTGAGAGCAGGCGTGGGGGACGTCTACAGCTGTCGTTTCCATCCTGACGAGAAACACATTGTTTCGGCCGGATACGACAAGCTGGTCAGGATGTACGATGTCGAAACGGGGTCGATTGTGAAGACCTTCACGGGCCATCAGCTGGGCGTTTCAAGTGCAATCTTCAACCCGCTCGGTAACCTCATCGTCACAGCGTCCAAAGACACGACCATCCGCTTCTGGGATGTTGTTTCTGGGCTGTGCATACGCACCGTCACTGGTCACCTGGGTGAGGTCACCTcggtcgagatcaacgagaCAGGCACACTGCTGCTCAGTTCTTCCAAGGACAACTCCAACAGGCTCTGGGACCTACGCATGCTTCGGCCATTGAAGCGATTCAAGGGCCACCAGAATACGAGCAAGAACTTCATTCGTTCCAGCTTCGCCCACACCTctctgcttgttggcggCTCCGAAGACGGGCTGATCTACATGTGGGATCAAGAGTCGTCCGAAGTGCTGCAGACGCTGGAAGGTCACGGAAGGGATACTTTGCATCCCATGAACAAACTTGCCGGGACAAACGGGACAAATAAAACGTCAGTCGTGTCCGACTTGACTTCATCGCTATCGACAAACAACAATGTGGCATACGGAGCGGTGTGGAATAAGGCCCAGAGCTTGCTTGCGTCGTGCGGTGACGATGGGACGGTCAAGACGTGGATGTGGGATGAGGGGAGGGACTCGGAGGCTAACGCGGATCTGGCTaggagagcgagcgacGAATGA
- a CDS encoding putative tRNA binding protein translates to MAPKLCVICNAERAVLRRPKTAQQICKECFFYVFETEVHHTIVSNNLFKRGDRVAIGASGGKDSTVLAHCMKVLNERYDYGLDLFLLSIDEGITGYRDDSLETVKRNQQQYQLPLKVLGYGELYGWTMDDIVKSVGRKNNCTFCGVFRRQALDRGAAALGVDHIVTGHNADDVAETVLMNVLRGDIARLERCTDIVTKGPDGSEDDQHQEGCGSSGSNGIGVGGSGIRRSKPFMYAYEKEIVMYAYFKKLDYFSTECIYSPNAYRGYARTFLKDLEAIRPSSIVDIIQSGQNLKVSQVVKQSRKTQLQNCLRCGYISSNTVCKACILLEGLEKGTPQLGIGSEKSRKIKDIRSENSKEVEKVSITADGKERKERRIPQWTGVAKDAPPISSLPFVPPQHKVDLSF, encoded by the coding sequence ATGGCGCCAAAGCTCTGCGTCATCTGCAACGCCGAGCGAGCAGTCTTGCGTCGACCCAAGACAGCCCAGCAAATCTGCAAGGAATGCTTCTTCTACGTATTTGAGACCGAGGTGCATCACACCATTGTCTCCAACAACCTGTTTAAGCGCGGAGATCGCGTCGCAATAGGCGCTTCTGGTGGCAAAGACTCGACGGTGCTAGCGCATTGCATGAAAGTGCTCAACGAACGATACGATTATGGACTTGATCTTTTCCTGCTCAGCATCGATGAAGGCATCACTGGATATCGAGATGATTCGCTCGAGACGGTCAAACGcaatcagcagcagtatCAGCTGCCACTGAAAGTGCTCGGCTATGGAGAGCTATACGGCTGGACGATGGACGATATAGTCAAGAGTGTCGGGCGGAAGAACAATTGCACATTCTGCGGTGTGTTTCGTCGGCAAGCgctcgatcgaggtgcagcagcgttgggAGTTGACCATATCGTCACGGGTCACAACGCGGATGATGTTGCAGAGACAGTTTTGATGAACGTTCTTCGTGGAGACAttgctcgactcgagcgtTGCACTGACATTGTCACCAAGGGACCCGACGGATCGGAAGACGACCAGCATCAAGAAGGCTGTGGGTCCAGTGGATCCAACGGCATCGGCGTAGGAGGAAGCGGCATTCGACGAAGCAAACCTTTCATGTACGCTTACGAAAAGGAAATCGTCATGTACGCCTACTTTAAAAAGCTCGACTATTTCTCCACGGAATGCATCTACTCGCCTAATGCGTACCGCGGATACGCACGAACTTTCCTAAAGGACCTAGAAGCCATTCGACCTTCATCGATCGTCGACATCATCCAATCCGGTCAGAATCTTAAGGTTTCCCAAGTAGTAAAGCAGAGTCGAAAGACGCAACTGCAAAACTGTCTGAGATGTGGGTACATTTCAAGTAACACGGTCTGCAAGGCGTGTATTTTGTTGGAGGGGCTGGAGAAGGGGACACCGCAGTTGGGCATCGGTAGTGAAAAGTCCAGGAAAATCAAGGACATTAGGTCGGAGAATTCCAAGGAGGTAGAAAAGGTATCAATCACTGCCGACGGAAAGGAGAGGAAGGAGAGGAGGATTCCACAGTGGACCGGAGTCGCCAAGGATGCTCCTCCGATCAGCTCTTTGCCGTTTGTGCCGCCTCAGCATAAGGTCGATCTTAGCTTTTGA
- a CDS encoding bifunctional AAA family ATPase chaperone/translocase BCS1 (related to BCS1 - mitochondrial protein of the AAA family of ATPases), with amino-acid sequence MQKRDARGMPTEDDPLLPSSVQHDSEGASTNPTSPSQEAGPSTPRTAMNASSSMVEATSASSSGSFVSSLIADNPIFSGGLGLMVFGGAVAMTRRGVKVAASTAQRRLLISLEIPSKDRAHPWFLHWMGAQAQAQSMRQRGLLGKQKKEGLVDFLGLRDRSAETLSASSSKDRAHDPLLIASSGSSVSPVRILSHELSVETNYTPHASASTPNAEAAERGKARFSLVPGPGTHWFRYRGVWMRLTRERDGKMVDLSTGAPWETVTLTTLFAYAHLFPQLLEEARQLALSSTEGKTVIYTSWGPEWRPFGQPRRTRELGSVVLGKGKKEAIVDDVKRFLSRDRWYAERGIPYRRGYLLHGAPGSGKSSFITALAGHLDFNICLLNLSERGLTDDKLNHLLSNAPDRSILLLEDVDAAFLGRQQAAEDGYQASVTFSGLLNALDGVASGESRIIFMTTNHIEKLDPALIRPGRVDMIAELGDAEREQVEELMVRFYRTTMREIRIKQAEISPNALEASKPLLAAAAGSTDHASVLESYKSLEAVSGLRAAVQEADDEVRQLAADFGGIVEEEAMARRAASGLGPDGRQADSAYGGPEQASYANAPILTQRVHRPAPSASGGVSMAELQGLFIRFPDDPRTAVEAFVSENASRRHANSA; translated from the coding sequence ATGCAGAAGAGGGATGCCCGCGGGATGCCGACCGAGGACGATCCCCTTCTGCCCTCATCAGTCCAGCATGACAGCGAAGGAGCCTCAACCAATCCGACCTCACCGTCTCAGGAGGCTGGGCCTTCCACCCCAAGGACCGCCATGAATGCTAGCTCTTCGATGGTTGAGGCCACATCTGCTTCTTCATCCGGCTCATTTGTGTCTAGTCTTATCGCGGATAATCCCATCTTCTCGGGAGGTCTGGGCTTGATGGTGTTCGGAGGCGCTGTCGCCATGACAAGAAGAGGCGTCAAGGTGGCAGCATCTACGGCGCAAAGAAGGTTACTTATATCGCTCGAAATACCATCAAAagatcgagcgcatccatGGTTCTTGCACTGGATGGGTGCTCAAGCACAGGCGCAGTCGATGAGGCAACGTGGCCTGCTGGGCAAGCAGAAAAAAGAAGGCCTTGTTGACTTTCTCGGGCTGCGAGACCGTTCGGCAGAAACCCTATCCGCATCTTCCAGCAAAGACAGGGCGCATGATCCTTTGTTGATTGCATCGAGCGGCTCATCAGTCTCACCGGTACGCATTCTGAGCCACGAGTTGTCGGTTGAGACCAACTATACTCCGCACGCATCGGCTTCGACGCCCAatgcagaagctgctgaACGCGGCAAGGCTCGATTTTCACTGGTGCCTGGTCCAGGAACGCACTGGTTTCGATATAGAGGGGTGTGGATGCGTCTTACTCGCGAAAGAGACGGTAAGATGGTTGACCTTTCAACGGGCGCGCCGTGGGAAACCGTCACGTTGACAACACTGTTCGCGTACGCCCACCTGTTCCCTCAGCTTTTGGAAGAAGCAAGGCAGCTGGCTCTCTCCTCGACTGAAGGCAAGACGGTCATCTACACTAGCTGGGGACCTGAATGGAGACCGTTTGGTCAaccaagaaggacaagagAGCTAGGCAGCGTCGTGCTtggcaagggcaagaaagAGGCTATTGTCGACGATGTGAAGCGTTTCCTATCGCGCGATCGATGGTATGCAGAACGCGGTATTCCATATCGGAGAGGCTATCTTCTACACGGAGCGCCAGGCAGTGGAAAATCGTCCTTCATCACCGCTCTGGCTGGGCACCTGGATTTCAACATCTGTTTGTTGAACCTGTCAGAAAGAGGACTCACcgacgacaagctcaaccaTCTGTTGTCCAACGCTCCCGATCGGTCCATTTTACTGCTCGAagacgtcgatgcagccTTTTTAGGCAGACAGCAGGCTGCCGAGGATGGCTATCAAGCATCGGTGACGTTTTCTGGACTGTTGAATGCGCTGGACGGTGTCGCCAGCGGTGAGAGTCGGATCATCTTTATGACGACCAACCACATTGAGAAGCTGGACCCGGCTCTGATTCGACCTGGGCGAGTCGACATGATCGCTGAGCTTGGAGACGCCGAACGCGAGCAAGTGGAGGAGCTCATGGTACGTTTCTACCGCACAACGATGCGTGAGATCAGGATCAAGCAGGCCGAAATCTCACCAAACGCTTTGGAGGCTTCGAAACCGCTtcttgcagcagctgccggCTCGACTGATCATGCTTCGGTCCTGGAGTCTTACAAGAGCCTCGAAGCTGTGTCCGGCCTTCGAGCGGCTGTGCAAGAGGCTGATGACGAAGTTCGACAGCTCGCGGCTGATTTTGGTGGAATagtcgaggaagaagcaaTGGCGCGTCGTGCAGCTTCGGGTCTTGGACCCGACGGAAGACAGGCCGACAGTGCGTACGGAGGACCCGAACAAGCTTCCTACGCCAATGCTCCGATTTTGACTCAGCGCGTCCACCGACCAGCGCCGTCTGCGAGCGGAGGAGTCAGCATGGCCGAGCTGCAAGGTCTATTCATCCGCTTTCCCGACGATCCTCGAACCGCAGTTGAAGCCTTTGTCAGCGAAAATGCTTCTCGACGCCACGCAAATAGTGCTTAG